Proteins co-encoded in one Arthrobacter alpinus genomic window:
- the pdhA gene encoding pyruvate dehydrogenase (acetyl-transferring) E1 component subunit alpha, protein MGAAQQADTGTSGSGAQVSPRPQAGNQVGNPQAGNQPPIPAGESAGVLRNTGVGPEEAVQLLDEHGGTHHDATFSPYIDKLDPDVVRGFYRDMATVRRFDTEATALQRQGELAMWVPVIGQEAAQIGSGSAMKKADYAFPTYREHGVALTRGLDLADLLKLFRGITNGGWDPRETNFHLYTLVLAAQTLHAVGYAMGISRDLVADPTTEPAAVVAYFGDGASSEGDVHESMVFAASYDAPVVFFCQNNNWAISVPFEVQSKVPLVNRAAGYGIPGIRVDGNDVLAVYAVTQWALDHARNGHGPVFIEASTYRVGAHTTADDPTKYRMGAEEELWKTRDPLARLETYLRAENLADDAFFEQVKNDGDELAAHVRRVTLALGGADIRHKFATVYAETHPLVAEELAWFENYEASFADVDTENGQGGAA, encoded by the coding sequence ATGGGCGCCGCCCAGCAAGCTGACACAGGCACATCAGGATCAGGTGCTCAGGTATCGCCGCGCCCGCAGGCAGGTAACCAAGTAGGTAACCCGCAGGCGGGTAATCAGCCGCCGATCCCAGCAGGGGAATCCGCAGGCGTGCTGCGCAACACCGGAGTTGGCCCCGAGGAGGCGGTCCAGCTCCTTGATGAGCATGGCGGCACCCATCACGATGCCACCTTCAGCCCCTACATAGACAAGCTGGACCCGGATGTTGTGCGTGGTTTCTACCGCGATATGGCTACTGTGCGTCGCTTCGACACCGAGGCCACAGCACTTCAGCGCCAAGGCGAACTCGCGATGTGGGTCCCTGTCATTGGTCAGGAAGCTGCTCAAATTGGTTCCGGCAGTGCCATGAAGAAGGCCGACTACGCGTTCCCCACCTACCGTGAACACGGCGTGGCCTTGACGCGTGGCTTGGATTTGGCGGATCTGCTTAAGCTTTTCCGTGGCATTACCAATGGTGGCTGGGACCCTCGCGAGACCAACTTCCACCTCTACACGCTGGTCTTGGCCGCGCAGACGTTGCACGCCGTGGGCTATGCCATGGGGATCTCACGCGATCTGGTGGCCGATCCCACCACCGAGCCGGCCGCCGTCGTGGCTTACTTTGGTGACGGGGCCAGCAGCGAGGGGGACGTCCACGAGTCCATGGTCTTCGCCGCTTCCTACGACGCCCCCGTGGTGTTCTTCTGCCAGAACAACAACTGGGCCATCTCCGTCCCGTTTGAAGTTCAGTCCAAGGTTCCGCTGGTCAACCGTGCCGCAGGGTACGGGATTCCCGGTATTCGCGTTGACGGCAATGACGTTTTGGCCGTGTACGCCGTGACCCAGTGGGCGCTCGATCACGCCCGTAACGGCCATGGCCCTGTATTCATCGAGGCCTCCACCTACCGCGTGGGCGCGCACACCACGGCGGATGATCCCACCAAGTACCGGATGGGTGCCGAAGAGGAGCTGTGGAAAACACGGGATCCGCTGGCACGTCTGGAAACCTACCTGCGCGCCGAGAACTTGGCGGATGACGCCTTCTTCGAACAAGTGAAGAACGACGGCGACGAGCTGGCTGCCCATGTACGCCGCGTCACGCTGGCGTTGGGTGGCGCGGATATACGCCACAAGTTCGCCACGGTTTACGCCGAGACTCACCCGCTCGTGGCCGAGGAATTGGCCTGGTTTGAAAACTATGAGGCGTCCTTTGCTGACGTTGACACTGAAAACGGACAAGGCGGTGCCGCATGA
- a CDS encoding histidinol-phosphate transaminase, with protein sequence MTETSIPADADSVVQPRPAVGRLPKYVAGKPPVDVPGLESFKLSSNENPLGPVPAVMDVLRTAADIHRYPDAGSTRLCAALGEFLDVPAADIVPGAGSLGALNQILAAFAGQNDNGVQDEVIYAWRSFEAYPICVGLAGAKSVQVPVREDGSHDLPAMAAAVTDKTKVVLLCTPNNPTGPALGAVETEDFILSVPRDVVIVIDEAYQEFVRAGDAVNGVDLYRKYPNVMVLRTFSKAHGLAGLRVGYSLSQPEITQYVRAAATPFAVSGIGESAAIASMENYSQVVERVQSLVDERDRVMAGLKDLGWDIPDAQGNFVWLPLGRNTQEFAALAQSQALSLRAFGDDGVRVSIGEVAANSRFLEICASYTKEPRRS encoded by the coding sequence ATGACCGAGACTTCTATTCCCGCCGATGCCGATTCAGTTGTGCAGCCCCGTCCGGCAGTTGGCCGCCTGCCCAAGTATGTTGCGGGGAAACCCCCGGTGGATGTCCCCGGTCTGGAAAGTTTTAAGCTCTCATCTAACGAGAACCCACTGGGCCCGGTACCGGCTGTCATGGACGTGTTGCGCACTGCCGCTGACATCCACCGCTATCCGGACGCGGGCAGCACCCGCTTGTGCGCAGCCCTCGGCGAGTTCCTCGACGTTCCGGCTGCTGACATTGTCCCGGGCGCAGGAAGTCTAGGGGCACTGAACCAGATTCTGGCGGCTTTCGCAGGCCAGAATGACAACGGTGTGCAGGACGAGGTCATCTACGCGTGGCGTTCCTTCGAGGCCTACCCCATCTGTGTTGGTCTTGCCGGCGCCAAAAGCGTGCAGGTTCCGGTGCGCGAAGATGGCAGCCACGATCTGCCCGCCATGGCCGCCGCTGTCACGGACAAAACGAAGGTAGTGCTGCTGTGCACCCCAAATAACCCCACCGGCCCTGCCTTGGGCGCCGTGGAAACCGAAGATTTTATCCTCAGCGTTCCACGCGACGTGGTCATTGTTATTGATGAGGCCTACCAAGAATTTGTGCGTGCAGGCGACGCCGTCAATGGTGTGGATCTCTACCGCAAATACCCCAACGTCATGGTCCTGCGGACATTCTCCAAGGCGCATGGACTGGCTGGCTTGCGCGTTGGCTACTCCCTATCGCAGCCAGAGATCACCCAGTATGTGCGCGCGGCAGCAACACCATTCGCCGTCTCTGGAATTGGCGAATCGGCCGCTATTGCGTCGATGGAAAACTACAGCCAGGTTGTGGAAAGAGTACAAAGTCTGGTTGATGAACGTGACCGTGTCATGGCTGGCCTAAAAGATCTGGGCTGGGACATTCCTGATGCCCAAGGCAACTTTGTGTGGCTGCCGTTAGGACGCAACACCCAAGAGTTTGCCGCTCTGGCGCAAAGTCAGGCGCTCTCCTTGCGTGCTTTTGGCGATGACGGCGTCCGGGTCAGCATTGGTGAGGTGGCGGCGAATAGTCGGTTCCTTGAAATCTGTGCGTCCTATACAAAAGAGCCACGGCGTTCCTAG
- a CDS encoding alpha-ketoacid dehydrogenase subunit beta — protein MSTMTMAKAINEGLRATLSKDPKSFLMGEDIGALGGVYRITEGLQKEFGAHRVMDTPLAESGIIGTALGMALRGHRPICEIQFDGFVFPAFNQITTQLAKIRTRSDGQLSAPVVIRIPYGGGIGSIEHHSESPEALFAHTAGLRIITPSNANDAYWMIQQAVECKDPVIVFEPKRRYWSKGEVDTENSPGDPFKAHVVREGTDATLVAYGPLVPVALAAANAAAEDGHSVEVIDLRSISPIDFDTVEASVNKTGRLVVAHEAPTFGGIGGEIASRISERCFYSLEAPAIRVGGFHMPYPIARVEEHYLPDIDRMLEALERAFAY, from the coding sequence ATGAGCACAATGACCATGGCCAAAGCCATCAATGAAGGCCTCCGAGCAACGCTGAGCAAGGATCCCAAAAGCTTCCTCATGGGAGAGGATATTGGCGCTCTCGGCGGCGTTTACCGCATTACCGAAGGCCTGCAAAAGGAATTTGGCGCCCACCGTGTCATGGACACCCCGCTGGCCGAATCCGGCATTATCGGTACGGCGCTGGGCATGGCTCTGCGCGGGCACCGCCCCATCTGCGAGATTCAGTTCGACGGCTTTGTGTTCCCGGCCTTCAACCAGATCACCACACAGTTGGCCAAGATCCGCACCCGCTCCGACGGTCAGCTCAGCGCCCCTGTGGTCATCCGCATTCCCTACGGCGGCGGCATCGGCTCCATCGAGCACCACTCCGAATCCCCGGAAGCTCTCTTTGCCCACACGGCAGGACTGCGCATCATCACCCCGTCCAACGCCAACGACGCCTACTGGATGATCCAGCAAGCCGTTGAGTGCAAAGATCCCGTGATCGTCTTTGAACCCAAGCGCCGCTACTGGTCCAAGGGTGAAGTGGACACCGAGAACAGCCCGGGAGATCCCTTCAAAGCCCATGTGGTGCGTGAAGGTACTGATGCGACCTTGGTTGCTTACGGTCCACTGGTGCCGGTGGCTTTGGCAGCTGCCAATGCCGCTGCCGAAGATGGGCACAGCGTGGAAGTCATTGACCTGCGTTCCATCTCACCGATTGACTTTGACACCGTTGAAGCCTCCGTCAACAAGACCGGACGCTTGGTAGTGGCCCACGAGGCCCCCACCTTCGGCGGTATTGGCGGCGAAATCGCCTCGCGCATCAGCGAACGCTGCTTCTACTCGTTGGAGGCTCCGGCCATCCGCGTCGGTGGATTCCACATGCCCTACCCCATAGCCCGCGTGGAAGAGCACTACCTGCCGGACATTGACCGCATGCTGGAGGCGTTGGAACGCGCCTTCGCATACTAG
- a CDS encoding phage holin family protein, whose product MRRIVIQIVLNAVALWIASWILPGMNIASTSVVNSNLGGPSGTAETLNTALGYLFIGLVFGVVNALVKPIVKLLSLPVTILTLGLFTIVINAAMLWLTAWVSTYTPVHFTIDDFFWTAILAALIISVVSMLTSNLGKSTSRR is encoded by the coding sequence ATGCGAAGAATTGTCATTCAAATAGTGCTCAACGCGGTTGCCCTGTGGATTGCCAGCTGGATCTTACCTGGCATGAACATTGCGTCCACGTCGGTTGTTAATTCCAATCTGGGGGGCCCGTCAGGTACTGCAGAAACTCTCAACACGGCCCTGGGGTATTTGTTCATCGGCCTGGTTTTTGGTGTGGTCAATGCGCTCGTGAAACCCATTGTGAAGTTACTGTCGCTGCCAGTGACCATCTTGACCTTGGGTCTGTTCACCATCGTCATCAACGCCGCCATGTTGTGGTTGACGGCCTGGGTCAGCACCTATACGCCCGTGCACTTCACTATTGACGATTTCTTCTGGACGGCAATCTTGGCCGCCCTGATCATCAGTGTCGTTTCAATGTTGACCTCCAACTTGGGAAAGTCGACGTCTCGCCGCTAG